From Leptotrichia wadei, one genomic window encodes:
- a CDS encoding patatin-like phospholipase family protein, which yields MTGKKKAICFFIIFLLVNAFGLSENEKTQNEKNWKSENYVALENENNRNLKSDNGNNEKESELKKNMDLKNNENNGIKKNLENKENDANRKNVINQEDKRIGLVLSGGTAKGLAHIGILKVLDEEKVPIEYVTGTSMGSIIGGMYSVGYTPDEIEEIAVSMDWMSLFNDKIERKDKGAVRNSIEDKNSTVIPIKNFMPKLPSGVVGGKTASQRLNELFYGALGVEDFKKFPRKFAAVATDLESGEGVMIDKGSIATAIRESLSIPSVFAPIRDGKRLYIDGGVVRNLPVQDVKVLGADYTIGVNVGDGFTKRDESKMNLIDVISDATTIAGRQEVERQIRMLDLYMKPDLEKFEAYDFLKVKDIIAAGEAVARANINEIRKLSNPELYEKLEEKRKEFRQTWKDEYNITGIVIDGNKKYTRAYFDKFFPKKLGTLTRLDMEKIVNNIYQNGDFTTVYYEVKDNDLIINVQEKPSDYLTLSGNINNEDLATVNVGFQGSKLINNTNVRYSVSGTVANEYGAKGRTTAELGKNSKAIIYGEFEYKRDIIENQKYRNGYFSFENRRFKIGTGIGVEVYKNLLFSIGGGYQISDVEKHENNAENVRKPFPYFEAKLNYDTRDSLNFATKGIYLFSNYTLANSKHANFNSLYAGGEINIPIGEKVTITPGIAYLTSYGKDIPETYKPKMGGIRTADNSLEFAGMPADKIRGGSIFTGKLKAQYNLSNLVYLDTTYSRSNISGKSYSFGNDVKESYKFGIGVKALTIPIYFGFAKVPGESWRYLLNFGYSPE from the coding sequence GTGACTGGAAAGAAGAAGGCAATCTGTTTTTTTATTATTTTTCTGTTGGTAAATGCTTTTGGATTGTCTGAAAATGAAAAAACTCAAAATGAAAAAAACTGGAAATCTGAAAACTACGTTGCTCTGGAAAATGAAAATAATAGGAATTTGAAAAGTGATAATGGAAATAACGAAAAAGAATCTGAATTAAAAAAAAATATGGATTTAAAAAATAATGAAAATAATGGCATTAAAAAAAATCTTGAAAACAAAGAAAACGATGCCAATAGAAAAAATGTAATTAATCAGGAAGACAAAAGAATTGGGCTGGTACTTAGCGGAGGAACTGCAAAAGGGCTTGCCCACATTGGTATATTAAAAGTTCTGGATGAGGAAAAGGTGCCGATAGAATATGTAACTGGAACTAGCATGGGAAGTATTATTGGAGGAATGTACAGTGTTGGATATACTCCGGACGAAATTGAGGAAATAGCGGTCAGCATGGACTGGATGAGCCTTTTTAATGATAAAATCGAAAGAAAGGATAAAGGAGCTGTAAGAAACTCGATTGAAGATAAAAATAGTACGGTAATTCCGATAAAAAACTTTATGCCAAAATTACCAAGCGGGGTTGTTGGCGGAAAGACAGCTAGCCAGAGATTAAATGAACTTTTTTACGGTGCGCTGGGAGTTGAAGATTTTAAAAAATTCCCAAGAAAATTTGCGGCAGTTGCGACTGATTTGGAATCTGGAGAAGGCGTAATGATTGATAAAGGGTCGATTGCAACAGCAATAAGGGAAAGCCTGTCAATTCCATCAGTTTTTGCTCCGATACGAGATGGAAAAAGACTTTACATTGATGGCGGAGTAGTGCGAAACTTGCCAGTTCAAGATGTAAAGGTGCTTGGAGCTGACTATACAATTGGAGTAAATGTGGGAGATGGATTTACAAAAAGGGATGAATCGAAAATGAATCTGATTGATGTAATTTCAGATGCAACAACGATTGCAGGAAGACAGGAAGTTGAACGGCAAATCCGGATGCTTGACTTGTATATGAAACCTGACTTGGAAAAGTTTGAAGCTTATGATTTTTTAAAAGTTAAAGATATTATTGCGGCTGGGGAGGCTGTGGCAAGGGCAAATATAAACGAAATCAGAAAATTATCAAACCCTGAGCTTTATGAAAAATTAGAGGAAAAACGAAAAGAATTTAGGCAGACTTGGAAGGATGAATATAATATTACCGGAATTGTAATTGATGGAAATAAAAAATATACAAGAGCATATTTTGATAAATTTTTTCCTAAAAAGCTTGGAACTTTAACAAGGCTGGATATGGAAAAGATTGTTAATAATATTTATCAAAATGGTGATTTTACAACTGTTTATTATGAAGTGAAGGATAACGACCTTATAATAAATGTTCAGGAAAAACCAAGCGATTATTTAACGCTTTCAGGAAATATAAATAATGAGGATTTGGCTACTGTAAATGTAGGTTTCCAAGGAAGCAAGCTTATAAATAATACAAATGTCAGATATTCAGTAAGTGGAACAGTTGCAAATGAATATGGAGCAAAAGGAAGAACAACCGCAGAGCTTGGAAAAAATTCAAAGGCAATAATTTATGGAGAATTTGAATATAAACGTGATATTATTGAAAATCAAAAATATAGAAATGGATATTTCAGTTTTGAAAACAGAAGATTTAAAATTGGAACGGGAATAGGTGTAGAAGTGTATAAAAATCTGCTATTCTCAATTGGTGGAGGTTATCAGATATCAGATGTGGAAAAACATGAAAATAATGCTGAAAATGTGAGAAAACCATTTCCGTATTTTGAAGCAAAGCTAAATTACGATACAAGAGACAGCCTTAACTTTGCAACAAAAGGAATTTACCTATTTTCAAATTACACATTGGCAAATTCAAAGCATGCTAACTTTAACTCACTGTATGCAGGCGGAGAAATTAATATTCCAATTGGCGAAAAAGTAACGATTACTCCTGGAATAGCCTATTTGACATCTTACGGAAAAGACATTCCTGAAACATACAAGCCCAAAATGGGAGGAATAAGAACTGCTGATAATTCATTGGAATTTGCAGGAATGCCGGCTGACAAAATTCGTGGCGGAAGTATTTTTACAGGAAAGTTAAAAGCTCAATATAATTTATCAAACCTTGTATATTTGGATACAACTTATTCAAGATCAAATATTTCTGGAAAAAGTTACAGTTTTGGCAATGACGTGAAGGAAAGTTATAAATTCGGAATTGGAGTAAAAGCCTTGACAATACCGATTTACTTTGGATTTGCGAAAGTACCGGGAGAAAGCTGGAGATATTTATTAAATTTTGGATATTCACCAGAATAA
- a CDS encoding Rid family detoxifying hydrolase yields MKKIPEAVGPYSAFRKAGDFLYISGQIAINPENQKVEAVTVEDQARQVLENLKAILENNGLSTGNVIKTTVLLDNIDDFVTVNNIYAEYFTEPYPARSAFAVDKLPKGVLVEIEAIAYFGK; encoded by the coding sequence ATGAAAAAAATACCTGAAGCAGTTGGTCCTTATTCAGCATTTAGAAAAGCTGGAGATTTTTTGTATATTTCAGGACAAATTGCAATTAATCCTGAAAATCAGAAAGTTGAAGCTGTTACAGTTGAAGATCAGGCAAGACAAGTACTTGAAAACCTAAAGGCAATTTTAGAAAACAATGGATTGTCAACAGGAAATGTTATAAAAACAACTGTATTATTAGACAATATTGATGATTTTGTGACAGTAAATAATATTTATGCAGAATATTTTACTGAACCATATCCAGCAAGATCTGCTTTTGCTGTAGATAAATTACCAAAGGGAGTACTAGTAGAAATTGAAGCAATAGCTTATTTTGGTAAATAA
- a CDS encoding proline--tRNA ligase, whose protein sequence is MRLSKAFLKTYKEAPKEAEVISHKLMLRASMIRQLTRGVYSYLPLGYKVLKKIENIVREEMDRAGSQEILMPVLQPASLWEESGRWFAYGSELMRMKDRNEREFALGPTHEEVVTDIVRNTITSYKELPFNLYQIQTKFRDEMRPRFGLMRGREFLMKDAYSFHLTKESLDEEFLNMKNAYSRILERMELKFRAVDADSGSIGGDASNEFMVLAENGEDDILYSDSSDYAANVEKATSIIELKESSEEKLPKELIETPNTKTIKELSEFLNIPEEKTVKAVMLKEVLEDKVNYVLALIRGDLDVNEIKLKNAVNASMELEMMTEEECEKFGIVPGFAGSYEKKEGLTVVIDETVKYVRNFALGANKKDYHFINVNLEDLHYDVVADIRTARAGDISPDGKGVLKIARGMEVGHIFKLGDKYSKALDAKVLDENGKQQVIQMGCYGIGVSRLMSAVIEQKHDDFGIIWPKSIAPYIADVIIANMKDETQVNVAERIYEALKNENIDVVLDDRNERAGFKFKDADLIGFPLKIVAGKGAVNGIVEVKDRATGESVEVKVEEVVNFVKEFLVK, encoded by the coding sequence ATGAGATTATCGAAAGCATTTTTAAAAACATATAAGGAAGCACCAAAAGAGGCAGAAGTAATAAGTCATAAATTGATGTTGAGAGCTTCTATGATTAGACAGTTGACAAGAGGAGTTTATAGCTATTTGCCATTGGGATACAAGGTTTTGAAAAAAATTGAGAATATTGTTAGAGAGGAAATGGATAGAGCTGGGTCACAGGAAATTTTAATGCCAGTGTTGCAGCCAGCTTCGTTGTGGGAAGAGTCTGGGAGATGGTTTGCTTATGGTTCAGAACTTATGAGAATGAAGGATAGAAATGAGAGAGAATTTGCGTTGGGACCTACGCATGAAGAAGTTGTTACGGATATTGTTAGAAATACAATTACTTCGTATAAAGAATTGCCATTTAACTTGTATCAAATTCAGACAAAATTTAGAGATGAAATGCGTCCAAGATTTGGTCTTATGAGAGGAAGAGAATTCTTAATGAAAGATGCCTACAGTTTCCATTTAACAAAAGAATCGTTGGATGAAGAATTTTTGAATATGAAAAATGCATATTCTAGAATTTTGGAAAGAATGGAATTAAAATTTAGGGCGGTTGATGCGGATTCTGGTTCGATTGGAGGAGATGCTTCAAATGAATTTATGGTACTTGCTGAAAACGGAGAAGACGATATTTTATACAGTGACTCATCAGATTATGCTGCAAATGTTGAAAAAGCAACGAGTATCATTGAATTGAAGGAAAGTTCAGAGGAAAAATTGCCAAAAGAATTGATTGAAACGCCTAATACTAAGACAATTAAGGAATTGTCAGAATTTTTGAATATTCCAGAGGAAAAAACTGTTAAAGCGGTTATGTTGAAGGAAGTGTTGGAAGATAAAGTAAATTATGTATTGGCACTTATTCGTGGAGATTTAGATGTAAATGAAATTAAATTGAAAAATGCAGTGAATGCTTCGATGGAATTGGAAATGATGACTGAAGAAGAATGCGAAAAATTTGGGATTGTTCCTGGATTTGCGGGATCTTATGAGAAAAAAGAAGGACTTACAGTTGTTATTGATGAAACTGTAAAATATGTGAGAAATTTTGCATTGGGAGCAAATAAAAAGGATTATCATTTTATTAATGTTAATTTGGAAGATTTGCATTATGATGTAGTTGCTGATATTAGAACGGCTAGAGCAGGAGATATTTCGCCAGACGGAAAAGGTGTATTAAAAATTGCTCGTGGAATGGAAGTTGGACATATTTTTAAATTGGGAGATAAATATTCAAAAGCGTTAGATGCAAAAGTTTTAGATGAAAATGGTAAACAGCAAGTAATCCAAATGGGATGTTACGGAATTGGTGTTTCAAGATTGATGTCGGCTGTAATTGAGCAAAAACACGATGATTTCGGAATTATTTGGCCAAAATCAATTGCACCGTATATTGCAGATGTGATTATTGCTAATATGAAAGATGAAACTCAAGTAAATGTTGCTGAAAGAATTTATGAGGCGTTGAAAAATGAAAATATAGATGTTGTTTTAGATGACAGAAATGAGAGAGCAGGATTTAAGTTTAAAGACGCTGACTTAATCGGATTCCCGCTTAAAATTGTAGCTGGAAAAGGTGCGGTTAATGGAATTGTGGAAGTTAAAGATAGAGCAACTGGAGAAAGCGTTGAGGTTAAGGTTGAGGAAGTTGTTAATTTTGTGAAAGAGTTTTTGGTGAAATAA
- a CDS encoding class I SAM-dependent DNA methyltransferase — translation MHKQFAEIYDIFMKYVDYDGWYNFLKRFIKTKGTILDLGCGTGEFILRFLEDGFSVVGVDLSEKMLEVAEKKLEKKRLNGQKLGKEKFGKDKYKLVKENIINFENTVDFENNKNGSLYQADYIVCNFDTVNYLKDEKEFLKFIEKCNKNLKKDGFLIFDAVTEDIFEEIFENDIFLDEEPEYTSIWRHEKLSKRKHLIEIDLFIRENENDNLFRKYNEIQKKFIYDPEWIIKTVQNKGFEIFDTASNPEFGESRIFFILKKL, via the coding sequence ATGCACAAGCAATTTGCGGAAATTTATGATATTTTTATGAAATATGTAGATTACGATGGATGGTATAATTTTTTAAAGAGATTTATAAAAACAAAAGGAACTATTTTAGATTTAGGATGTGGAACTGGAGAATTTATTTTACGGTTTCTTGAAGATGGATTTTCTGTTGTTGGAGTGGACTTGTCTGAAAAAATGCTGGAAGTTGCAGAAAAAAAATTAGAAAAAAAAAGGTTAAATGGACAAAAATTAGGTAAAGAAAAATTTGGAAAAGATAAGTACAAACTTGTTAAAGAAAATATTATAAATTTTGAAAATACTGTAGATTTTGAAAATAATAAAAATGGCAGTTTATATCAAGCCGACTATATTGTCTGCAATTTTGATACGGTAAATTATTTAAAGGATGAAAAGGAATTTTTGAAATTTATTGAAAAATGTAATAAAAATTTAAAAAAAGATGGATTCTTAATTTTTGATGCTGTAACTGAAGATATTTTTGAAGAAATATTTGAAAATGACATCTTTCTAGATGAAGAGCCGGAATACACAAGCATCTGGCGGCATGAGAAACTATCCAAAAGAAAACATCTGATAGAAATAGATTTATTTATCCGTGAAAATGAAAACGACAATCTATTTAGAAAATACAATGAAATTCAGAAAAAATTTATCTATGACCCAGAATGGATTATAAAAACTGTCCAAAATAAAGGCTTTGAAATATTCGATACCGCCTCAAACCCTGAATTTGGAGAAAGCCGAATATTTTTTATCCTGAAAAAATTATAA
- a CDS encoding AtpZ/AtpI family protein, with the protein MKIENEENKKNDSTEEERIKEEEKRKQRLFEIEKKLGRHNNDKAVKNKRNNKIMKYFALATNMVYILALPILIMLGFYLLLKKYLFKTDQPIVLIIFLILGAISGYWSLIKQINNIK; encoded by the coding sequence ATGAAAATTGAAAATGAAGAAAACAAAAAAAATGATTCAACTGAAGAAGAAAGAATAAAAGAAGAAGAAAAAAGAAAACAAAGACTTTTTGAAATAGAAAAAAAACTCGGAAGGCATAACAATGACAAGGCAGTAAAAAATAAAAGAAATAATAAGATTATGAAATATTTTGCCCTTGCAACGAATATGGTTTATATTCTTGCTCTGCCAATTTTGATTATGCTCGGTTTTTATTTGCTTTTGAAAAAATATTTATTTAAAACGGATCAGCCAATTGTCCTGATTATTTTTCTTATTTTAGGGGCTATTTCAGGATACTGGTCGCTTATAAAGCAAATAAATAATATAAAATAA
- a CDS encoding acetyl-CoA carboxylase carboxyltransferase subunit alpha, producing MSIKDEIKELEEAISELKAFSAEKNIDFSAQITELEKKLENKYKDFEENEMDAWNRIQISRNPQRPYTLDYINELTQDFVELHGDRLSKDDHAIVGGLAMIDGYKIMVIGHQKGRDIDSNLYRNFGMASPEGYRKALRLMRMAERFKLPVLTLIDTAGAYPGIEAEEKGQGEAIAKNLEEMFGLRVPIVSVVIGEGGSGGALGIGVADSILMLENSVYSVISPEGCASILFNDSTKAPEAARSLKMDAISLKSLGIIDGIIKEPLGGAHRNLEEMAQNLKAAVVEEFKRIDKYSLRELLRKRYEKYRRIGDFFEE from the coding sequence ATGAGTATAAAAGATGAAATTAAGGAATTGGAAGAAGCAATATCGGAATTAAAGGCATTTTCAGCTGAAAAAAACATTGATTTTTCTGCTCAGATTACAGAACTTGAAAAAAAACTGGAAAATAAATATAAGGATTTTGAGGAAAATGAAATGGATGCCTGGAATAGAATCCAAATTTCAAGAAATCCGCAAAGACCGTATACTTTAGATTATATAAATGAGCTGACACAGGATTTTGTGGAACTTCACGGTGACAGGTTATCTAAGGATGATCATGCAATTGTCGGTGGACTTGCAATGATTGATGGATACAAAATAATGGTAATCGGGCATCAAAAGGGAAGAGATATTGATTCAAACCTTTACAGAAATTTTGGTATGGCAAGTCCTGAAGGATATAGAAAGGCATTGAGATTAATGAGAATGGCAGAACGTTTTAAATTGCCGGTTTTAACATTAATTGACACAGCTGGAGCTTATCCTGGAATAGAAGCCGAAGAAAAAGGGCAAGGTGAAGCTATTGCTAAAAATCTTGAAGAAATGTTTGGACTGCGTGTGCCGATTGTGTCGGTTGTAATTGGTGAAGGTGGAAGTGGAGGAGCATTGGGAATTGGAGTTGCTGATTCTATTTTGATGCTTGAAAATAGTGTATATTCAGTTATTTCTCCTGAAGGATGCGCTTCAATCCTGTTTAATGATTCAACAAAAGCGCCAGAAGCTGCTAGAAGTTTAAAAATGGATGCAATCAGCTTAAAAAGTTTAGGGATTATAGATGGAATTATAAAGGAGCCGCTGGGAGGAGCGCACAGAAACCTTGAAGAAATGGCTCAAAACTTGAAGGCTGCAGTTGTAGAGGAATTCAAGAGAATCGATAAATATTCGTTACGTGAATTATTGAGAAAAAGATATGAAAAATATAGAAGAATAGGAGATTTTTTTGAAGAGTAA
- the accD gene encoding acetyl-CoA carboxylase, carboxyltransferase subunit beta, producing the protein MGLFSSRKSKKKYVTLTSKSKLTVDIVDDNKWKKCNQCNEIIYNEDLKNNLNVCPKCGNYFRLTAFERIELLIDEGTFIEEDMTLNSKNVLNFPGYEEKLETSRERSRMLDGVISGTGKINGIEVSIAAMEFSFMGGSMGSVVGERITRAMERGLKRKIPVVVVSSSGGARMQEGILSLMQMAKTSGAVKKLNEARIPFISVPVDPTTGGVTASFAMLGDVIITEPNAFIAFAGPRVIEQTVNQKLPKGFQRAEFLLEHGMVDIISERKDLKTTIYRVLEKLV; encoded by the coding sequence ATGGGTTTGTTTTCAAGCAGAAAATCAAAAAAAAAGTATGTTACGCTTACATCTAAGTCAAAATTGACAGTGGATATTGTGGATGACAATAAGTGGAAAAAATGTAATCAATGTAATGAAATCATTTACAATGAGGATTTGAAAAATAATCTGAACGTATGTCCAAAATGTGGAAATTATTTTAGGCTTACAGCATTTGAAAGAATTGAACTTTTGATTGATGAAGGAACTTTTATAGAAGAGGATATGACGCTTAATTCTAAAAATGTGTTAAATTTTCCAGGATATGAGGAAAAGTTGGAAACATCACGTGAACGAAGCCGTATGCTGGATGGAGTTATAAGCGGAACTGGAAAAATTAATGGAATAGAAGTTAGTATTGCTGCGATGGAATTTAGCTTTATGGGCGGAAGTATGGGTTCTGTTGTTGGAGAGAGAATTACAAGGGCAATGGAACGTGGACTGAAAAGGAAAATACCTGTTGTGGTAGTTTCAAGTTCAGGAGGTGCTAGAATGCAGGAGGGGATTTTATCACTTATGCAGATGGCAAAAACTTCAGGAGCAGTTAAAAAATTGAATGAAGCTAGAATTCCGTTTATTTCTGTACCTGTTGATCCAACTACCGGTGGAGTTACGGCTTCCTTTGCAATGCTTGGAGATGTGATTATAACTGAGCCAAATGCTTTTATTGCTTTTGCAGGACCTAGAGTTATTGAGCAAACTGTAAACCAGAAATTGCCGAAGGGATTTCAAAGGGCAGAATTTTTATTGGAACACGGAATGGTTGATATAATTTCAGAAAGAAAAGACTTGAAAACAACGATTTACAGAGTATTGGAAAAATTAGTGTAA
- a CDS encoding RluA family pseudouridine synthase, whose amino-acid sequence MEKNEIIVNSEMEGMRLDRYLRKSFKNEPLSRIFGAIRSGDVKINGKKSKENYRLLLDDKITIKNLSMGNIKKNEKIENKIKKLQISQNDLEKYKKMVIFENEDFFIVNKAEKIPMHKGTGHKYGLSEVFKKIYKSENINFANRIDFETSGLVIGCKTLKFLRYISEKIRENEVHKKYFAIVHNGEFKNKKDFKIENYLTTAENRVIVSENPVSRESKKSITYFKYINIDKLKNQKKILDLLGKNKDVSLLDIELITGRKHQIRAQLADKGLFIVGDKKYGIKDGSDRFFLCCYFLSFDEYKFSILDRVFF is encoded by the coding sequence TTGGAAAAGAATGAAATTATTGTAAATTCTGAAATGGAAGGGATGAGGCTGGATAGATACTTGAGGAAAAGTTTTAAAAATGAGCCGCTTAGCAGGATTTTTGGTGCAATAAGATCTGGGGATGTAAAAATTAATGGGAAAAAGTCGAAGGAAAATTATCGGCTGTTATTAGATGATAAAATTACAATAAAGAATTTATCAATGGGAAATATTAAAAAAAATGAGAAAATAGAAAATAAAATAAAAAAACTGCAAATTTCTCAAAATGATCTTGAAAAATATAAAAAAATGGTTATTTTTGAAAATGAAGATTTTTTTATTGTAAATAAGGCAGAAAAAATCCCGATGCATAAGGGAACAGGGCATAAATATGGACTCAGTGAAGTTTTTAAAAAAATTTATAAAAGTGAGAATATTAATTTTGCAAATAGAATTGATTTTGAAACATCGGGGCTTGTTATCGGATGTAAAACATTGAAGTTTTTGAGATATATTTCTGAAAAAATTAGGGAAAATGAAGTTCATAAAAAATATTTTGCGATTGTTCATAATGGAGAATTTAAAAATAAAAAAGATTTTAAAATTGAAAATTATTTGACAACGGCTGAAAATAGGGTTATTGTTTCTGAAAATCCTGTTTCAAGGGAATCTAAAAAAAGCATTACTTATTTTAAATATATAAATATTGATAAATTGAAAAATCAGAAAAAAATATTGGATTTACTGGGGAAAAATAAGGATGTTTCGCTTTTGGATATTGAGCTGATCACTGGGAGAAAGCATCAAATTAGGGCTCAGCTGGCTGATAAGGGACTTTTCATAGTTGGAGATAAGAAGTATGGAATAAAGGATGGGAGTGACAGATTTTTTCTCTGCTGCTATTTTCTTTCGTTTGATGAATATAAATTTTCGATTTTAGATAGAGTATTTTTTTAG
- the rodA gene encoding rod shape-determining protein RodA: MFQSQRIIEDLKNNIFRMDKMILLIVYALVTISTVFVYSATRQSGMVGKNILWIVIGTILMFIIAAFDYRHIKLYIWHIYGIGAILLLLVRFAGKKTLGAQRWIALGPFQLQPSEFVKVIIILVIAYWIVEKYKNGINNLKDIVGSILPAMPLILLILIQPDLGTTLITISAFLFMIFLYEANMKPIWIIGIVVMLSVYPVYRFVLSSYQRDRVETFLHPEKDKKGSGWHVIQSKISVGAGGALGKGVLQGSQSRLEFLPEAQTDFIFSVLSEEMGFFGSTLVLLLYFGLILEIMRITRIIQDSFGRLILYGLAGVIFMHVVVNVGMTIGLVPVTGKPLLFMSYGGSSFLASFIIIGIVESIKIHNNK, translated from the coding sequence ATGTTTCAAAGTCAAAGAATAATTGAAGATCTGAAAAATAATATTTTTCGTATGGACAAAATGATTTTACTGATAGTTTATGCACTTGTGACAATTAGCACAGTATTTGTATATAGTGCGACAAGACAAAGCGGAATGGTTGGTAAAAATATTTTATGGATTGTTATAGGGACAATATTGATGTTTATTATAGCCGCATTTGATTATAGACATATAAAGCTGTATATTTGGCATATTTACGGAATTGGGGCAATATTGCTGCTGCTTGTACGTTTTGCAGGAAAAAAGACTCTTGGAGCGCAACGTTGGATTGCACTTGGGCCATTTCAGCTGCAGCCGTCGGAATTTGTGAAGGTGATAATTATTCTAGTTATTGCCTACTGGATTGTAGAAAAATATAAAAATGGAATTAACAACTTAAAGGATATTGTTGGTTCAATTCTGCCAGCAATGCCTCTTATATTGCTTATTTTAATACAGCCTGATCTGGGAACGACATTAATAACAATTTCTGCATTTTTATTTATGATTTTTCTGTATGAAGCAAATATGAAGCCAATCTGGATAATAGGAATTGTAGTAATGTTATCAGTTTATCCAGTTTATAGATTTGTACTTAGCAGTTATCAAAGGGATCGTGTAGAAACATTTTTACACCCTGAAAAGGATAAAAAAGGAAGCGGATGGCACGTAATCCAGTCAAAAATTTCAGTTGGAGCAGGAGGTGCATTAGGTAAGGGAGTGTTACAGGGAAGCCAAAGCAGATTGGAATTTCTTCCTGAAGCGCAGACGGATTTTATTTTTTCAGTATTATCTGAAGAAATGGGATTTTTTGGATCCACACTAGTCTTACTTCTATATTTCGGATTAATTTTGGAAATAATGAGGATTACCCGAATTATACAGGACAGTTTTGGCAGGCTTATACTGTATGGCTTGGCAGGTGTAATATTTATGCACGTAGTTGTAAATGTAGGAATGACAATTGGACTTGTGCCAGTTACAGGAAAACCCCTATTGTTCATGAGCTATGGAGGAAGTTCATTTTTAGCTTCGTTTATTATAATAGGAATAGTGGAAAGTATAAAAATTCATAACAATAAATAA
- a CDS encoding M16 family metallopeptidase produces MIEKIRTNTGIEVIFDKLESISTCSVGVFVKTGSRDESDTEEGISHVLEHMIFKGTPNRNYFEISDEIDYLGANVNAHTTKEETVFYINALTQFLGKSVDILFDIVINSTIDEKELEKEKDVIVEEIKMYKDSPDDLVFEMNYADCINGQYGKPIIGTEASVKGFTAEEIRKYYRERYTKDNILIVVSGNFDKDEIIQKVDEYFGKLADKKVNRREKTEFSFNAGKRVVSKDINQVNICISHQSEDYNSENKIYTDILANIIGGSMSSRLFQEIREKNGLAYSVYTFNQYYLSGGLTSTYIGTNLENYEKAIEITLAEFKKLRESGVTEDELQKAKNKYMSRIAFSMENPRSRMGILGNYYIRKNEILDAEKIKNEVNSVKLEDVNNFAKTGYLTENITVLGNIKK; encoded by the coding sequence ATGATAGAAAAAATAAGGACAAATACTGGAATAGAAGTTATTTTTGATAAATTAGAAAGTATTTCTACTTGTTCAGTTGGTGTATTTGTAAAAACAGGATCACGGGATGAAAGTGATACAGAAGAAGGAATTTCACATGTTTTAGAGCATATGATCTTTAAGGGGACTCCTAATAGAAATTATTTTGAAATTTCAGATGAGATTGATTATCTTGGGGCGAATGTGAATGCGCATACGACAAAGGAGGAAACTGTTTTTTATATAAATGCCTTGACACAGTTTCTGGGAAAATCTGTTGATATTTTGTTTGATATTGTTATAAATTCTACGATTGATGAAAAGGAATTGGAAAAGGAAAAGGATGTAATTGTGGAAGAAATTAAAATGTATAAGGATTCGCCAGATGACCTGGTATTCGAGATGAATTATGCAGATTGCATAAATGGGCAGTATGGAAAGCCTATTATTGGGACAGAGGCAAGCGTGAAGGGATTTACAGCAGAGGAAATCAGAAAATATTACAGGGAAAGATATACTAAGGATAATATTTTAATTGTTGTTTCTGGAAATTTTGATAAGGATGAAATTATTCAGAAAGTAGATGAATATTTTGGAAAGCTGGCTGATAAGAAGGTTAATAGACGTGAGAAGACAGAGTTTTCATTTAATGCTGGAAAAAGAGTTGTTTCAAAGGATATAAATCAAGTTAATATTTGCATTTCACATCAAAGTGAAGATTATAACAGTGAAAATAAAATATATACTGATATTTTAGCAAATATTATCGGCGGTTCAATGAGTTCTAGACTTTTTCAGGAAATTCGTGAAAAAAATGGGCTTGCATATTCTGTTTACACATTTAATCAGTATTACCTTTCTGGAGGTTTGACATCAACGTATATTGGGACAAATCTGGAAAATTATGAAAAGGCAATAGAAATAACACTTGCAGAATTTAAGAAATTACGTGAAAGTGGAGTAACAGAAGATGAACTTCAAAAGGCAAAAAATAAATATATGAGCCGAATTGCATTTTCAATGGAAAATCCACGTTCAAGAATGGGAATTTTGGGAAATTACTATATTAGAAAAAATGAAATATTAGATGCAGAAAAGATAAAAAATGAAGTAAATTCAGTAAAACTTGAAGATGTGAATAATTTTGCAAAAACTGGATATTTAACAGAAAATATTACGGTTCTTGGAAATATTAAAAAGTAA